Proteins encoded by one window of Psychromonas sp. L1A2:
- the rluB gene encoding 23S rRNA pseudouridine(2605) synthase RluB, with the protein MSEKLQKVLARAGLGSRRKMETVIAEGRVSLDGKIVELGERVTQEQVIRVDGHVVKYQAAESVVCRILAYNKPEGEVCTRSDEEGRKTVFDRLPVLKGSRWISIGRLDINTSGLLLFTTDGEFANKMMHPSQQVEREYAVRVFGDVTEAILNRLRMGVQLEDGEAKFLDIKEHGGEGINRWFHVVLTEGRTREVRRLWESQGLQVSRLMRVRYGNIILNNQLPQGGWQELTLKEVNYLRKLVDMPRETETKVRVETNKVTNPQARIRRAVKKHNQHRKAGERRRVTRTRS; encoded by the coding sequence ATGAGTGAAAAATTACAAAAAGTATTAGCCCGTGCTGGATTAGGTTCTCGCCGTAAAATGGAAACAGTGATTGCAGAAGGACGTGTAAGTCTTGATGGTAAAATTGTTGAGTTAGGTGAACGCGTAACACAAGAACAAGTTATTCGTGTTGATGGACATGTTGTAAAATACCAAGCAGCAGAGAGTGTTGTATGTCGTATTTTAGCTTACAACAAACCAGAAGGTGAAGTTTGTACTCGTAGTGATGAAGAAGGGCGTAAAACCGTATTTGATCGTTTACCTGTCTTAAAAGGTTCACGTTGGATCTCTATCGGTCGTTTGGATATTAATACATCAGGGTTATTACTGTTTACAACAGATGGTGAATTCGCTAATAAAATGATGCACCCAAGTCAGCAAGTTGAACGTGAATATGCTGTACGTGTTTTTGGTGATGTAACAGAAGCTATTCTAAACCGTTTACGCATGGGCGTGCAACTTGAAGATGGTGAAGCAAAATTCTTAGATATTAAAGAACATGGCGGCGAAGGTATTAACCGTTGGTTCCATGTTGTATTGACTGAAGGTCGTACTCGTGAAGTACGTCGTTTATGGGAAAGCCAAGGTCTTCAGGTTAGCCGTTTAATGCGTGTGCGTTACGGTAATATTATTCTAAATAATCAATTACCACAGGGCGGTTGGCAGGAACTCACATTAAAAGAAGTAAATTATTTACGTAAATTAGTGGACATGCCACGTGAAACAGAGACTAAAGTCCGTGTTGAAACCAATAAAGTGACTAACCCTCAAGCGAGAATTCGTCGTGCGGTTAAGAAACATAATCAACATCGTAAAGCCGGCGAACGTCGTCGTGTTACTCGAACAAGAAGCTAG